DNA sequence from the Helicoverpa armigera isolate CAAS_96S chromosome 30, ASM3070526v1, whole genome shotgun sequence genome:
ATTGCTACTATATTAACTGTTTACCTATCGGAACACTTGCACCCCACACTGAAGATCCCGTCGGAACAGCTAGAGTACTGCGTGCTCCGCATGAGATACGCCTGCGAGACGCTCATGGCGAGGCACGGCGTCAACGTCGACAGCGCTTATACGTGAGTCGATTATATTCACCTttcctggacctctacaaacattttaagacCAAAAAAAGACAAATCGGTCCACCCATTCTCGAGTATATAAGATGACGGAGGGTCGAGAGGTGGTCGAGATATCATTGAGGACACGAAATAATAGTCACAAAACATCGTTTAACACTTGTAATAAACTGTCCAAAAATCAGGAACACAAAATATTCAAGGATGCTCCTTGAATATTTTGTGTACGAGATAATTACAGATTTCGTAATTTTTGACCAATCTAATATGCGGATTAATTATCACTATTTTAGCCACTAGCCCCGTGGTCACGCCTATTGGGACAGCATGATGTTGGTTTTCCCCCTTAAACATACCAAGAATGGCCCATGACCGATCATCATCATcgacctttttatcgtcccactgctgagctgcagcctcctctcacatggagaaggattgttCGTTAAAGCGTTActgcgttaatcaccacgcttaccTAAAAAAGTAGtcgtcatctcccgagccttttcccaattatgttagggtcggcttccagtctaactggatgcagctgagtatcagtgtgccacaaggagcgactgcctatctgacctcctcaacccagttacccgagcaaccccaTAGGTGTCAGACAGTAATGTATgtccataataaattatgtttattcttTAACAGGGAACTGAGTCGGCTAGCTGAGGCAGCTACAGAGATTTTAGTGATGACTGCAGTACTGGCGAGAGCTTCAAggtaaatacatagtttatagGAAAATATTGTCTGTTTTGCAGTTAATTGCTTGAAAACCTTCTTTAaaacatttgataaaaaaaatattctaatagtcACCCTTTTGacgaattattataatttgcttTATCTGTGTACTTCATAATTGGTGTAATGATGAGCTGTGAAGCTACCtctcagaaataaataaataaattaaaaaatactaagttATGATGCTTTAAAGATTGGGAGTAAGGGTTTGTGACGCCATGTTTATGCAATACCGaaaagtgacgtaacacaaaattcaatcgtattgtatcttcgttgttattggcttataagagaaaataaaaaataccaatattttagagtcatctaaaagacggacttataactttctttttattcaccatacctatttctaattattttttacagagCATACTGCATAGGCCTAAGAAACTCCGAAATAGAGATGAAGTTAGCCGCCTGTTTCGTAGAAAAGACTAAAGAAAGAGTCAAGAAACTTATCAAGGAAATAGATGATGGACAATATCTGAACTTGGACCATTTTACCGTACAATTCGGTAGGAAAGTACTGGATACTAATACTACGTTAGCTGAGAAACCTACCGCTAGAGTGTTTTGGTAAGAAAAAGTAGGGAAAAGaggaatatatttaattttatggtatgttgtaaataaaactagttttaatattttttaaagtgttttatttcgtgttagtattgttattaaaacttcTACAGGTGATAAACTAGACTTTAACAAGAAATATACAGATATGTCTAAAATTCACACTACTGATATATTTAAACTTtacttaatgttataaatgtcaaagtaaATGTCTATATGTGCTTTCACTCAAAAATCTAAACtggtttaaatgaaattttgtgCACAGACaatctgttacagcctttttatcgtcccaatgctgggcacaggcctcctctcacacggagaaggattgagcattaatcacagACAATCTAGAGCCTGAAAcacagactactttttatccgggtgctggAAGTTGTGCGCAGATGAAACAGCTAGTacttattgatttaatttacatacactCTAAGGCCTATAATCCTTCGGAAAAACACTAATATAAGAAACGCCCTTTTCAGCCACAGGCTTAAAAGTATCACCGAAAGTAACATTTTTAGCCAAATTCCCTTTCTTGCCACGTTTCTTCAGTTTAGCCACCGACTCCGCGACTTTCGTTTCGAGCGTCGACTTCGACTCGAAGGCGACTTTCTCCGGCTTCGTATTGAAAGTCTGGACTTTGTTTTTCTCTTTGCGTTTGTAGTAGAATACTTCCCAGGCTAGTGTTATCATTGCTAGGCCTAGTCCGAATAGTGTAGCTATGAAGACTCCGCCTAGAAACAAATATAGGATATATTATTCTCCgaattataaaatgaaataatttcaaaagtacataattaaaactttcttatttataattGTGACAAAAAAGCCGTAAACAGATAGCCgcatttctagaaaaaaaacgaaattatatcatcattggccacagagcatcttggacagatgattgtggcagtgcttgtcCATGCGGTTATTAGTGCCGCAAGCACTTTCTTTTATGACTAAATAAGCCAATAGCTGCACGACACTTCTTGAAATTATATACTCTCATGGTAAAAATGCTGTACTGATTGACAAGGTATGAAAATAGATTCAACCCTGGGAAAAAGCATAGTTTCTCTTACTGTCGAAAGTAGTTTTTGAGGTGACCGGGACAAATAATTGGAGTAAAGCTTATCGAGCTAATTAAGcagttataaatgaaattaccCAAACTCTCCAGGGTAATGCCTTCCGACTCGTCAGCATCAGGGCACGCCTGTCTGGCTGACTCATTCCAATATctacaacaaacaataaaatctttactaataaCGACGTCCAAGCCCGGAACCGATTGTCagtcacggcggctgttctctctATAGAAATCAGCCAGCtccacaggacatattatagtgcacgagcatttgcttggacacaggtgcactcactattccttcactctcataacgcgatgggacgacaatccgacaccaccggagagagatcaggcgcaggaccgacattaacgtgctctccgatgcacgggtgtatcaatcacttCCAGACTCTGGGCTGCTTTGTAGAAATTTCCTAAAATCCACAAAGTGATTTTGGACCAATCCGAGACCTGGGACCCAGTAGTCACGCTATGCTACTACTAGACCAAAGATTAAGTTGCCAAATAAAAAGACAGTTGTCAAAGGTGAAATTTACTCACTTCCCAGCCAGCTGTTCCAGGAACCTCTCCTTCTGCAGCTCCAGCAGCGCCCGGGACAGCTCCTCCTGCAGCCTGGAGCCTTGCTGCACGGCTATAGCATACGGCTGCTCAGCGAAGACTTCTCCTACCTCTGTGAGGTTGCAGTTCCTACTCACTTCCCAGCCAGCTGTTCCAGGAACCTTTCCTTCTGCAGCTCCAGCAGCGCCCGGGACAGCTCCTCCTGCAGCCTGGAGCCTTGCTGCACGGCTATAGCATACGGCTGCTCAGCAAAGACTTCTCCAACCTCTGTGAGGTTGCAGTTTCTGGTGACCTCGTACCTGAAAGAACAGATCGAAAATCTGTATTTTTCTGTCTTCATGCCAAAAGTAATGTACCGATATGCATAGATGCATTCTATTGCATAGATATTCTATAGCTACACCTAGCCAACCCCGAGAAAAGACTCAGGCAAAATTGCCTGCGGAAGATACCTAGTACCTCAGGACTCAGAACACGGGGCACATCTATTACGCCAGCGAGCGCAATGTgggatatttttaactttagatATGCTGCTGGCCATCTCTGAGCAAGGCTTTATACCTTCACCAGTCGGTCGCCAGAGCCTCGTCCGTtgttcaggggcccgattctcctaattttacttaagcgaccttcgattgacgttcgactcgattcgactgagatccaatcccgactcgattactattgaagcgtatgtggcattccgctattttttctttgaaataaacgtttttagcCTTtcctgtcattcaataatgaatcattttgtctgcaaatgatttacgattgcaaaatgattgtacagcaaactaccgtatagaccaaaatcatcaaaatagcagaccaatcgcacaccaatcaaatgtcaatcgaatacgattggtcttttattagtagcagaatgcccgatatggttaaaactgctataacgatcatattgcgattcgatttctattcgattttgacattattaacttaggagaatcggggcccagcaGGGTGCATCACGGAGAGTTTGGcaataaaagcaggaagatgtTGGTTTGCCCCCTTAAGCATGAGACTTACTTGATTTCAGCTGAATCGTGTATGAAAGCGAAATCAGCGTCAGTATGCTCGTTCACTTGTTGAAAACCTGTCTTCGCATCTGGTACAGGTTCTGcaaaaatatggtttatttaataacttaatttcataaaaaaaaaaacttaaaaacaataaGTCTTTATGgtcgaccacggcggctgttctcatgtaaggagatcagccagctgcgcaggacatattatagtgcacgagcccacgagcatttgcgcattGGTACATAGGTGCATCTACTATTCCTTCCCTCTCATAGCATGATGgggcggcaatccgacaccatcAGAAGAGTTTACACAAGCAGGACTGACTGACATTAACGTGCCTCCGATCATGTGCGACAGCTAGAGTAACGAGGCAGGTAAATAGTCTTGtatctgatctctctccggtggcgTCGGATTGCGGTCCCTTcgcgccatgagagtgaaggaaaatagactgcacctgtgtctgcgcaaatgtttgtgcactataatatgtcctgcgcagctggctgatctccttatatgaggaCAGCCgtcgtggccgataatcggcaaggaggacatcatcatcatataccTGAGGCATTGATAGCCAGTAAGATATGTCCGTACTGCTCTCTGATTGGATAATCCCACACTCTATACTGCGCCTGATCAGATGTCGCGTTTAGAGTTATCTCCTTCCATACCCTGAAACAACCAGAAAATATTGGAAGGTATATACctcgtaggtattattatgacgacattccaaaaaaaaatgttgagctAGCATGTAtccctgccggggctgcgggattgttcgaaaaggttatcgcggccctggtacataaagggcttaagtaggaacatgatggattttagtcagtaagagtctgacactccatcACGTCTTGGACACTCAAAGACAACAGTATCAgacacttactgactaaaacccacctgttccttctggagcccacagtgtactagggccgcgtactaacaatcccgcagccccagcaggttTTGGCACTACTACTGACTCTCTTAGTCTCACCTGAATTTAACAAATACCTTTACAGTGCTGAAATCTTACCTATAAAGAGTATCTTCAGCAAACTTCATATTGATGAAGTACTGGTGTACCGATGAGCCTTCTACGACTGTGTAGTTGATTCTAGACTGCCGAGCTAGTTGCTCTAGTGATGATACTGGTGTCTAGAATAAGTAAAAGGTTGGTTTTAGTTAAACGGATTATGGATAGTTAATCGAATAAAAGTCGATTTCCATAACATATCTATCCGAtgatttgcgattagagattgaatttcaCGTTAGCTCTAAATTATGTCACACTGCCTGTTTCCCATgggttcacccgcgtcccgagaatTCAAATTCAGTCagtcaaatcggttcagtattttttgagCCTTTGGTTACACACAAACAAGAAAATCTTTcctttttgtatgtattagcgCAGATTATGTCTGCTCTGTTATAATCTAAAGATTCTTGCCAAGCTGCATAACAGACACTGTTTGCTGTGAATTTTCAAACTGATAACTTTCATAGTATAAACAGTTgtgttaagaaaactgatgCTTATAatgtcggtgaacttggactTAAATCTTGCAGGAACGGCaataagacaaaaaataatttgaagatTCCCTCTACCAGTAGAATGACGTTTACCTGCATCCTCTCAACAGTGAGAAAGGCAGCTAAATTAGCAGTGAAGGTAGCTAACATGAGGACCACGAACAGCCAGTATGCTGCTACCAGTGTCCTGCCAGACAGGGCCTTTGGAGCCTCACCACCGCCTTGAGGAGTGAACGAGGTGAGGGCAAACCAGAAGCTCTCTTTTAGTGTGAATTCCCTGCGAAATGATAATAACAGTTTTAAGGTGgtttctgtaaaaataaatgaatcgtTTTGCTCACAGATAGTAGATAGTCTTTTTACATAAGCTTTGGCCCGAatggcagcggccggcagcgacagttCTGTGCTTTCAGTGgataaattttaaactttaactaCATACTTAAAAGACTAGTATCGCTTGAAAAGTTAGCCGCTGGCAGCCGAGGGTGGCAGTTGATGCAGACGTTACCTATGTCTCAACAAGAAAGCGAAACTTCCgaaagaattttgatgaaacttaaaaGTATTATGACCTTATAACAGAATATTTAacatgtaggctactttttatccgagtaagGAAATTTTTGGTTTTGCTTTGGGAACAGGTGAAATTGATGGCAGTAGCTGGTTCATCAATTTAGGAATAGTAGCTGGCCTGACCTGCAGGGGTAGGGGTAGGCGTGGGGGTTGTTCCTGGCGGAGTAGGGTGAGTGCTTGTCCAGCAACCAGATCATGAAGCCGGTCAGCACCAGAGCCGCCACTATGCTCAGCCACACCTCTGTTCGGAGCACCGTCATGAATTTGAACAGGGATGTTTTTCGAATGGGTTTTCTGATCActtgaaaaagaagaaaaagaaaacagttaTTTCTGTTATATGAAGAaattccaccaaaattaaaatacgtatCTTGTGTGAAGAAAATTACTATATTCAAATCTTTCTAGGCACATCTAGATGTTCTAAAGTCGAGATTGTTAATTCCACTAAAATTTTTCGCGAGAAGAAAATGACTACACGTCTTGTGTAAAGCAAAATCCTACATGCTGAACTTGTAAGGCACATCAAGGTGTAAAGTCGAGATTCCATTACTATGTGGTACGGTGTTGCATATAAATggtcttctggtctactcgctctagcaaacagtaacattttgcgtgcgaacatttcagCCTTTGTGCGCGAACATAATGATTGCTGTGAACTTGCGCCGACCGACGAATACTTTGATTTCGATTCCAACAAAATGATGCCAATCTCGCCATGAGAGTGCAAGAGAGAGTCAATAAGAGAGTGACCCTACTTTCTGCTTCAGTAGTCATATCTATTCTACTGATATATTTAGAACTCTTAGTTATTTAGTTATTATTCTAAATTgcacacaaaaatacattttgacacaTTGAAAACAGAGAGGTTTTAAACAACTTACCAATAAGTATTCCAGTCTGTTCAAAGTAAGGAGCCACGAAGTCTATAACTTCTTCCCTCTCTGCTGTCATTGTCAAAGCTGATATTGCTATGTCTGTCTCCTGTAAATATAGGTCACTTTTATAATAGCTGATGCCTAACCGCGTGGTAGAATAGTGGGTAATGCACCAGCTTTACAAGTATGAGTGTGCTTGTTCGATCTCAAGTCTGATAAAGTGCCTGCCGGGGCTTCAAGATTGTTTGacagagttaccgcggccctggtacataaaggtcttaagaaggaacatggtgggttttatgatttcccataaaaaaagttCAGATAAAGTGCCAATATAACTTTTTcatttactttctaagtatatcttggacatcaattaCTGagtaaaaggtgaaggaaaacatctcgaggaaccctaattctgaaatcaccaacccgcattgagcaagcgtggtgatcaacGCTCGTTCCTTCCTTGTATGAGAAGAGGTTTGTGCCTTGCAGTTAATCCCGTAAATTCTATGTACCCGTAAAGCCATAGGCTTCTTAGAAAGTCTACTTACTCCTCTCATGAGATCTCCCACCACACCATCCCACGTCCCATTAGGCAGCTTCTTGCCAAAACCGCCACTTTTAGGAGATACTATCTCGTAGTCAAATGACATGGTCtgcgaaaaaaaaattgattttataaccCAAAGGATAGATAGACAAAAGACAATTTGTACTGAAGTTCTTGTAATTACCAGTTTTGATCAGTTTATTATTACGTAAGTAGAAAAAAAGTAAGGATCCTAAAAGATACGGCCTTCGAAAGCgttcaaaaacacaaaaaatactgccataaaaaaaatattattgtaattaaggaaggccatttatattttttaattagtacatATTTACCAACTCACACATGCAAAACTCACTCAACTAACGTAGGTATTTCATTTCTGGCTTCACTTCAATCAAGCGATTGCCAATCTATCTACCTTCTCATATATATCTATgggtaaaataaatgttcagtaACAATAGATGTCTTACCTCAGACAATCTAGCAATCAGATCAATGCAATAACCCTCGTACAGAGGCtgtccatcatcatcatacatcTGTTCACCAGTTTCTGGATCCAATTTCATCAGGGTCCATGGTACTGCCTGTCAATAAAACCAATCATTACCAGATCTTCACCATATTTTGTTTTGGGAACAATCATagggttaagcaacgcttggcgtggtcggtccgtggatgcgGGACCATCTTGTTATGACGAGTTCCTCTGTGTTTCAGAAGGCAATTTAAATTGATgggtgtcatttgaacatctttggatgtcgttacgggtagtcagaagcgagAAAATGATACAACCAGTCTTATGAAGGAGAATTAAGTTTGCCattgtaactgggttgaggaggtcagatagacagtcgcttcatgtggcacactggtactcactaCTCAGACCCATAGGTgagactgtaagccgaccccaacatagttttgaaAAGGGTAGGCGCATGTTAAATCCTTATCCTAAAGACTCACAGGAGCAGTTCCGATCCTGAAGAACATCTTTAGCGGTTCCAGCTCAACTCCTGGCAACAGCTTATACTCCTCATCAGCAGACCAGGTAGCTATGGTTTGCTGTCCAGCTGTCGGCTTGTACGTTGATAGAATGAAGCGAGAGCGGAGGAATAGACCGGATCTGGGTGGATAGACCAGGATAATAATATCGTAAAACTGAAGAGGCTgtgttttgttgtatttataCGTGCTTATCTCAAGATCtgttggtccgatttgaaaaattgttgcaGTTTTATTCAAACCATTTATCTAAAAAAGTTGTCTGGCTTTTTATCTGAGTGAGTGAAGAAATTCCCTCGGCATGCCAaggaaaccgctggcaaaacagctcatattataaatgcgaaagtacctAACTCTGACACATCCGTCTATCCGACTCTCACCCTAAAACTACTGACCGATTCAAcaaaatgttacttttattttaagctattttttatctttgCGAAGAAGGTTTCAGCACATGGGTGGAACCGCTAACAGCTATTAGTATATATTACAACAAGTTTCCTgtctttcataaataaatcctTTCTTTGTTAATATAgcttaatatttacaaaaaccaCTTACCGATCCATATCCCAATAAAAAAGCGTCTCATTGCTGATCTCCGTATCCTCAGCGAACTGCCTGTACAGTCTATCTCGGGTGCTGTTCATGGTAGCTTCTGGCTCCTCACAGCTGATGGAGCTGGTGACCAGAGGAAGATCCCGGTCCAGCTTGGAGTACACCTCTGCTATGTATTGGATTAGCGCGTTCAGGATGTATTGTTTTCGCTGTGGAAAGAATAAATGGTGTCTAGATTGATGTCGGCAGCTGGCTGCGTAAGACATGGTATAAGGTTGAGCATGTATATCTAATCTCCATATATGCTTCTTTATCTACTCCTTTGTGTACTCTTCCTATCTTATACCTTGGTTTTTCAACTATGTAAATCCCTTATGTACTATGACTATCTACTTCCCTTACCTCTATGTACTTCCCTTACCTACGTATGCACCCCATTATATATATGCCCCTCCTATGTACTGGCTTATGTACTTACCCTATACTCCCCGTACATTCTCCCTCATGGAAATTCtttatatactttcttatgtactcagCTTAGCCACTCACTTAATTATTCCCTCTATATACTTTCCAATGTACTGCCCCTACGTAGCCCGTTATGTATTCCCTGATCCCttaaattttatgaatataCGGACTAAGAAGTAATATCAATTGTTGAGCCCTCAAAACCAGAAATCCTACCTGAAAATCATTCGGACACGAGCAGTCCTCCCTCTTCATCAGCTTGCAGCACTCCCCAGGGTCTGCCTGCAGAGTGACCGTCGGCAGAACTAGCTGACTCAACTCCAGGGTCGAGTAGTCAGTCAGGACGAGGTTCCAGCGGTAGTCGCGGCGTACTAACTTTTCTTTTACTGCCTGTACGGTAGGTGATAAGGGGATAAATATGATGAAGAAAGATGGTGTTGTGGTggaaaacctatttatttattaaggcaaacaaacaacatattattacaaaacctaTGATTGTACcatgtatacctacatatttgacaTTTTACTGAATTAAGTATCACAAATATCTTTTAAGATCATCTGGATTTTTATAAGAACCTAGCAGTTTGATAATAAGCTCATGAAGTGTGTCATTAGCTTCCGCCAACGGTTTCATCCGCTTTCTGAGGGTATTGCTTGCCTTACCCAGATAAAAACTGCTACTCctcagtttcatcaaaattcgtgAAAGAATTACAatcaacataaaattaatttatttcggcGGCGGCGGAAGGCGGAGGGTACTTTTTActtaggatactttttatccgggtgcgcggaaTATTTTCCATATAACGTGTAACAAAGTATCTACCAATATCATCTATCGTATCATATCTATCAATCATATTTAACGCTTGCAAACTTTAAACCTTTAACCCACACTCACCCGTCTATAAGTATCCATAATAAACCCGTTCTCCCCCACTATGACATAGAAGCTGGGTTCAGGACGCATGGTCTTCAGAGCCTTGGCAGAGTCTCTGGTGAGGCCGGCGTGCACCCACACGCGAATGTTCGAGGCTCCTAGAAGCTCGTAGAGTGTGCGGTCTACGTCTGAGAAATAGTAATACAGAAAAAGGCGAATAAAGATGTCGATATGTACATATACAAGAATACCTAAGCTGTTCCCTGCAGTTTCACCAATTTCAATGGAGAATCACTTTCCGGAACTGGGTAAAATGTAGTCTATATCCCCTCTGGATCattagttttggcatgaaagcgaGATATACACACAGACATATTATGGAGTTacctactttcgcatttataatattagtaaggatgacaatttaaaaaactgagaaataggtaagtaacccggcattattttttaaaaccggttactttttttctttaataaataatgttgatatCCTTTGTTCTTCAAGCTTCAAaacgattttgttttgttgtatgtAGAATTC
Encoded proteins:
- the LOC110383598 gene encoding glutamate receptor ionotropic, kainate 4, whose amino-acid sequence is MSFHYLFLLIFLINLGCVISELSLRFVFIIESQEQDLTHEISKALKLGESVRTDVKLDDAIVVLDRETEDESYRMLCSSLSKGVSMIIDLSWTPWEMAEDLAAETGVPVVRTLLGSQQLVKALDEYLESRNATDAAIILESESDVDRTLYELLGASNIRVWVHAGLTRDSAKALKTMRPEPSFYVIVGENGFIMDTYRRAVKEKLVRRDYRWNLVLTDYSTLELSQLVLPTVTLQADPGECCKLMKREDCSCPNDFQRKQYILNALIQYIAEVYSKLDRDLPLVTSSISCEEPEATMNSTRDRLYRQFAEDTEISNETLFYWDMDRSGLFLRSRFILSTYKPTAGQQTIATWSADEEYKLLPGVELEPLKMFFRIGTAPAVPWTLMKLDPETGEQMYDDDGQPLYEGYCIDLIARLSETMSFDYEIVSPKSGGFGKKLPNGTWDGVVGDLMRGETDIAISALTMTAEREEVIDFVAPYFEQTGILIVIRKPIRKTSLFKFMTVLRTEVWLSIVAALVLTGFMIWLLDKHSPYSARNNPHAYPYPCREFTLKESFWFALTSFTPQGGGEAPKALSGRTLVAAYWLFVVLMLATFTANLAAFLTVERMQTPVSSLEQLARQSRINYTVVEGSSVHQYFINMKFAEDTLYRVWKEITLNATSDQAQYRVWDYPIREQYGHILLAINASEPVPDAKTGFQQVNEHTDADFAFIHDSAEIKYEVTRNCNLTEVGEVFAEQPYAIAVQQGSRLQEELSRALLELQKERFLEQLAGKYWNESARQACPDADESEGITLESLGGVFIATLFGLGLAMITLAWEVFYYKRKEKNKVQTFNTKPEKVAFESKSTLETKVAESVAKLKKRGKKGNLAKNVTFGDTFKPVAEKGVSYISVFPKDYRP